A region from the Takifugu rubripes chromosome 22, fTakRub1.2, whole genome shotgun sequence genome encodes:
- the LOC101069694 gene encoding voltage-dependent R-type calcium channel subunit alpha-1E-like isoform X7: MHASVDQFLPHTPSDVSPSSCGWGEQTLVHSSLSLPEPDWAAPSPQAGRHVLAQGLRSSSLQVPHAEYLSLPPRAASFDVPCRQEEASSDQGSGSQSPHGMLRRRGGLVEQKDIIMAHQAHKIQSTPQARRKEWEMARFGDEPALGTVEPGDGDAEGGGDAQDAAGLTASMKQAKAQRARTMALYNPVPHRQNCLTVNRSLFIFAEDNIIRKYARRIIEWPPFEYMILATITANCVVLALEQHLPGEDKTPMAKRLEKTEPYFIGIFCFEAGIKLVALGFVFHKGSYLRNGWNVMDFIVVLSGILATAGAHMNIPVDLRTLRAVRVLRPLKLVSGIPSLQIVLKSIMKAMIPLLQIGLLLFFAILMFAIIGLEFYSGKLHQTCLPSDDIQDNETVDSSELAFACGVRKCPEKYECKDTWIGPNDGITQFDNILFAVLTVFQCITMEGWTAVLYNTNDALGTTWNWMYFIPLIIIGSFFVLNLVLGVLSGEFAKERERVENRRAFMKLRRQQQVERELNGYRAWIDRAEEVMLAEENKNSGLLKRASKKTGARRGAPGNEKFTDTSTASMSRSRMNFRSGRRGPAAYLRRKERMLRISIRRMVKTDTFYLMVLSLVALNTICVAIVHHNQPGWLTIFLYYAEFVFLGLFLAEMFLKIYGLGFRLYFHSSFNCFDCGVIVGSIFEVVWGFFRPGISFGISVLRALRLLRIFKITKYWASLRNLVVSLMSSMKSIISLLFLLFLFTVVFALLGMQLFGGRFIFEDYTPTNFDTFPAAIMTVFQILTGEDWNEVMYDGIRSQGGVQYGMWSSIYFIVLTLFGNYTLLNVFLAIAVDNLANAQELTKDEEEEEEFFNQRYARGRDGLISDGRRRPYLYRKRAIHRGRPTFPDEQEAPPDEPPLRGPSTFANRRERRRKVNMSVWEQRANQLRKRRQMASREELFASPTEDTAETPSATHHATTLSPGASPAHLPESPMSVGMPLPEPPMSISIPIPEPPEAEPLVNLGEEKSGVNHRTTGGGGRHRIARKFRPNQGPEEGARHRRHRHREARPEAKSLDFAQTPQEVQQMRRSLSQEKRVLDEREEKEEREEREKLEGEEAQDDCGTCIANPYAEVGEDCSRISIPGADIPEPPQCDPLLDCTWSEQDGSAHDPSSQSIPVEPALEATEFNMRALESESSKVSIKRHASNQEGGVAIEMTTQPLLELAPMSVNTNELEAYDPEKEEDTEEEEPCTPPKRVAPAPDSMFIFKASNPIRRICHYIVTMRYFEMTILLVIVASSIALAAEDPVCTNSDRNKVLRYFDYVFTGVFTFEMIIKMIDQGLILHDGSYFRDMWNLLDFIVVVGALIAFALTNVMGNNKGRDIKTIKSLRVLRVLRPLKTIKRLPKLKAVFDCVVTSLKNVFNILIVYQLFMFIFAVIAVQLFKGKFFYCTDGSMKSEKECQGFYIDYTRDKKEVKRREWRRHEFHYDNVGWALLTLFTISTGEGWPQVLQHSTDVTEEDMGPSRGNRMEMSAFYVVYFVVFPFFFVNIFVALIIITFQEQGDKMIHECSLEKNERACIDFTISAKPMTRYMPQNRQTLQYRLWHFVASPSFEYTVLVMIALNTVVLMMKYYSAPTAYDTVLKHLNTAFTVLFSLECILKILAFGLVNYFRDTWNIFDFITVLGSISEIIVDLQSVNTINMSFLKLFRTARLIKLLRQGYTIRILLWTFVQSFKALPYVCLLIAMLFFIFAIIGMQVFGNIKLDDESHINQHNNFKTFFSALMLLFRSATGESWQEIMLSCLSGQECEPDPSIAPLTLSPDHEGGCGTDFAYCYFVSFIFLSSFLMLNLFVAVIMDNFEYLTRDSSILGPHHLDEFVRIWGEYDRLACGRIHYTAMYEMLTHMSPPLGLGKKCPAKIAYKRLVLMNMPVDEDMTVHFTSTLMSLIRTALDIKIARGGEDRIGLDSELQKEISIIWPYLPQKTLDLLVPINKDTDMTVGKIYASMMIMDYFKQSKAKKLRQQLEAQKSNLMFKRLDAAALPEDILSNTQTLSTMAHTAGSALTRGGFVALSPISPQELFLQPISSDVDSGQEKNLVRRRPDPGIQALIRPEILAASTDRTSRDKWQIS; this comes from the exons ATGCACGCCAGTGTGGATCAGTTCCTCCCCCACACGCCCAGCGACGTATCGCCCTCCAGCTGTGGTTGGGGTGAACAGACGCTCGTCCACTCGTCCTTGTCCCTCCCGGAGCCCGACTGGGCCGCGCCCAGCCCTCAGGCTGGCCGTCACGTCCTCGCGCAGGGCCTCCGCTCCAGCTCCCTGCAGGTCCCTCACGCCGAGTACCTGAGCCTCCCCCCCCGTGCGGCCAGCTTCGACGTGCCCTGCAGGCAGGAGGAGGCCTCGTCGGATCAGGGGTCCGGCTCCCAGAGCCCCCACGGGATGCTGCGGCGGCGCGGGGGACTGGTGGAACAGAAGGACATCATCATGGCTCACCAGGCACACAAAATCCAGAGCACGCCACAGGCCCGCAGGAAGGAGTGGGA AATGGCTCGGTTTGGAGACGAGCCCGCGCTCGGGACGGTGGAGCCCGGAGATGGAGACGCGGAAGGCGGCGGGGACGCACAGGACGCGGCGGGACTGACGGCTTCCATGAAGCAAGCCAAGGCGCAGAGGGCCCGGACCATGGCTCTGTATAACCCAGTACCCCACCGACAGAACTGCCTCACCGTCAACAGGTCGCTCTTTATATTCGCAGAGGACAACATCATCAGGAAATACGCGCGGCGAATCATCGAGTGGCC ACCGTTTGAGTACATGATCCTGGCCACCATCACAGCCAACTGTGTGGTCCTGGCTCTGGAGCAGCACCTGCCCGGGGAGGATAAGACCCCCATGGCCAAGAGACTG GAGAAGACGGAGCCGTACTTCATCGGCATCTTCTGCTTCGAGGCGGGAATCAAACTGGTGGCgcttggttttgttttccataAAGGTTCTTACCTGAGGAACGGCTGGAACGTCATGGACTTCATCGTGGTGCTCAGCGG GATCTTGGCCACCGCCGGCGCTCATATGAACATCCCAGTTGACCTTCGGACCCTGAGGGCCGTGCGAGTGCTGAGACCCCTCAAGCTGGTCTCTGGGATCCCCA GCCTGCAGATTGTGCTGAAGTCCATCATGAAGGCCATGATCCCGCTGCTTCAGATCGGCCTCCTTTTGTTCTTCGCCATCCTCATGTTTGCCATCATCGGCCTGGAGTTCTACAGCGGGAAGCTTCATCAAACCTGCCTGCCGTCTGACGACATCCAGG ACAACGAGACGGTGGACTCGTCAGAGTTGGCCTTTGCCTGCGGAGTGAGGAAGTGTCCTGAGAAGTACGAATGCAAAGACACCTGGATCGGGCCCAACGACGGCATCACGCAGTTCGACAACATCCTGTTTGCCGTCCTCACCGTCTTCCAGTGCATCACCATGGAGGGATGGACGGCTGTGCTCTACAAC ACCAACGATGCCTTGGGTACCACCTGGAACTGGATGTACTTCATCCCGCTCATCATTATCGGCTCCTTCTTCGTGCTAAACCTGGTGCTGGGTGTCCTGTCGGG AGAATTCGCTAAGGAGAGAGAGCGGGTGGAGAACCGGCGGGCCTTCATGAAGCTTCGGcgccagcagcaggtggagcgaGAGCTGAACGGCTACCGAGCCTGGATAGACAGGGCAG AGGAGGTCATGCTCGCAGAGGAGAATAAAAACTCTGGCT TGCTGAAGAGGGCGAGCAAGAAGACTGGCGCCCGGAGAGGAGCGCCAGGCAACGAGAAGTTCACCGACACGTCTACAGCCA GCATGTCCCGATCCAGAATGAACTTCCGCAGCGGGCGCCGTGGCCCCGCCGCCTACCTGCGGCGCAAAGAGCGCATGTTACGGATCTCCATCCGCCGCATGGTGAAGACAGACACCTTCTACCTGATGGTGCTCAGTCTGGTTGCCCTCAACACCATCTGCGTGGCCATCGTCCACCACAACCAGCCCGGCTGGCTGACCATCTTCCTGT ACTATGCAGAGTTTGTGTTCCTGGGTTTGTTTCTGGCTGAGATGTTTTTGAAGATCTACGGCCTGGGGTTTCGCCTCTATTTCCACTCTTCCTTCAACTGCTTTGACTGTGGG GTCATTGTTGGGAGCATCTTTGAGGTGGTCTGGGGTTTCTTCAGGCCTGGCATATCGTTTGGGATCAGCGTTCTGAGGGCGCTGAGACTTCTCAGAATCTTCAAGATCACCAA ATACTGGGCCTCTCTCAGGAACCTGGTCGTGTCTCTCATGAGCTCCATGAAGTCCATCATCAGccttctgttcctcctcttcctcttcaccgtGGTCTTCGCCCTGTTGGGGATGCAGCTTTTCGGTGGACG GTTCATCTTTGAAGATTACACTCCCACCAACTTTGACACTTTTCCAGCTGCCATCATGACAGTGTTTCAG ATCTTGACGGGCGAGGACTGGAACGAGGTGATGTATGATGGGATTCGCTCCCAGGGCGGGGTCCAGTACGGCATGTGGTCGTCGATATACTTCATAGTGCTGACCCTGTTTGGAAACT ACACGCTGCTGAACGTCTTCTTGGCCATCGCCGTGGATAATCTGGCCAATGCACAAGAACTGACAAAG gacgaagaggaggaagaggaattcTTTAACCAGAGATATGCCAGAGGCAGGGATGGCCTGATATCCGA TGGGAGGAGAAGACCCTACCTGTACAGGAAACGGGCGATCCACCGAGGCCGGCCAACCTTTCCAGATGAGCAAGAGGCACCCCCGGACGAGCCACCCCTCAGGGGCCCCAGCACCTTCGCTAACCGGCGTGAGAGGAGGCGGAAGGTCAACATGTCGGTGTGGGAGCAGAGGGCCAACCAGCTGCGCAAACGACGCCAGATGGCGAGCAGAGAAGAGCTGTTTGCAAGTCCCACAGAGGACACCGCTGAAACTCCAAGCGCCACACACCACGCTACCACCCTGTCTCCAGGGGCCAGTCCGGCTCATTTGCCCGAGTCGCCAATGTCCGTGGGAATGCCCCTCCCCGAACCACCGATGTCCATCTCCATCCCCATCCCGGAGCCCCCGGAGGCCGAGCCCCTCGTCAATCTGGGTGAAGAGAAATCGGGAGTGAACCACCGGAccaccggtgggggggggcgacacAGGATCGCCCGTAAATTCAGACCCAACCAAGGCCCGGAGGAGGGGGCGCGCCACAGACGCCACCGGCACCGCGAAGCACGGCCTGAAGCAAAGAGCCTGGACTTTGCCCAGACGCCCCAGGAGGTGCAGCAAATGAGAAGGTCACTCAGCCAGGAGAAGAGAGTGCTGGacgagagagaagagaaggaagaaagagaggagagagagaaactggAGGGCGAGGAAGCCCAGGACGACTGCGGAACCTGCATCGCCAATCCATACGCAGAAGTCGGAGAGGACTGTAGCAG GATATCCATCCCGGGCGCTGACATTCCTGAGCCCCCCCAGTGTGATCCGCTGCTGGACTGTACCTGGTCTGAGCAGGATGGCAGCGCTCATGACCCCTCTTCCCAAAGCATCCCCGTGGAGCCCGCATTAGAGGCCACAGAGTTCAACATGAGGGCTCTGGAGTCCGAGAGCAGCAAAGTCTCCATCAAACGGCACGCGTCCAACCAGGAGGGCGGCGTCGCCATTGAAATGACCACCCAGCCCCTGCTGGAGCTGGCGCCCATGTCAG TGAACACAAATGAGCTGGAGGCGTACGACCCTGAAAAGGAGGAGGACACCGAAGAGGAGGAACCCTGCACCCCTCCCAAGCGCGTGGCTCCAGCTCCAGACAGCATGTTCATCTTCAAGGCCTCCAACCC AATCAGGAGGATTTGTCACTACATTGTCACCATGCGCTACTTTGAGATGACCATCCTGCTGGTGATCGTGGCGAGCAGCATCGCCCTGGCTGCCGAGGACCCCGTGTGTACCAACTCAGACAGAAACAAG GTCCTGCGCTATTTTGATTATGTCTTCACTGGAGTGTTCACCTTTGAAATGATCATCAAG ATGATCGACCAGGGTCTCATTCTTCACGACGGCTCCTATTTCCGAGACATGTGGAACCTCCTGGATTTCATCGTGGTGGTGGGAGCTCTGATTGCCTTCGCTCTAAC GAATGTGATGGG aaacaacaaaggtCGAGACATCAAGACAATCAAGTCTCTCAGAGTTCTGAGAGTTCTACGGCCTCTTAAAACCATCAAGAGGCTTCCTAAGCTCAAG GCGGTTTTCGACTGCGTGGTCACGTCTTTAAAGAACGTCTTCAACATCCTCATCGTGTACCAGCTCTTCATGTTCATCTTTGCCGTCATCGCCGTGCAGCTCTTCAAGGGGAAGTTCTTCTACTGCACCGACGGCTCCATGAAGTCAGAGAAGGAATGCCA AGGCTTCTACATTGACTACACCAGAGACaagaaggaggtgaagaggagggagtgGCGGAGACACGAGTTTCACTATGACAACGTGGGCTGGgctctcctcaccctcttcacCATCTCCACGGGAGAGGGGTGGCCTCA GGTCCTGCAGCACTCCACCGACGTCACGGAGGAGGACATGGGCCCGAGTCGAGGGAACCGGATGGAGATGTCCGCTTTCTACGTGGTGTATTTCGTGGTCTTCCCCTTCTTTTTCGTCAACATCTTCGTGGCGTTGATCATCATCACGTTCCAGGAGCAGGGCGACAAGATGATCCACGAGTGCAGTCTGGAGAAGAACGAG AGGGCTTGCATCGACTTCACCATCAGCGCCAAACCCATGACGCGCTACATGCCCCAAAACAGACAAACCCTCCAGTACAGGCTGTGGCACTTCGTGGCGTCGCCCTCCTTCGAGTACACGGTGCTCGTCATGATCGCTCTCAACACGGTGGTCCTCATGATGAAG TACTATTCAGCACCGACGGCGTACGACACCGTCCTGAAACACCTGAACACGGCCTTCACGGTCCTCTTCTCCTTGGAGTGCATCCTGAAGATCCTGGCGTTCGGCCTCGTG AACTACTTTCGAGACACTTGGAATATCTtcgatttcatcactgttcttgGCAGCATCAGCGAGATAATCGTGGATTTACAG TCGGTGAACACCATCAACATGAGTTTCCTGAAGCTTTTCCGAACAGCCAGGTTGATCAAGCTGCTGCGGCAGGGCTACACCATCCGCATCCTGCTGTGGACCTTTGTGCAGTCCTTCAag GCTCTTCCTTATGTCTGCCTCCTGATCGCCATGCTTTTCTTCATATTCGCCATCATTGGAATGCAG GTGTTTGGGAACATCAAGCTGGATGACGAGAGTCACATCAATCAGCACAACAACTTTAAGACGTTTTTCAGCGCGCTGATGCTTCTCTTCAG GAGTGCCACGGGAGAGTCCTGGCAGGAGATTATGCTTTCATGTCTGTCGGGTCAGGAGTGCGAGCCGGACCCCTCCATCGCTCCCCTCACCTTGTCTCCGGACCACGAGGGAGGCTGCGGCACTGACTTTGCTTACTGCTACTTTGTCTCGTTCATCTTCTTAAGCTCCTTTCTG ATGCTCAACCTGTTTGTGGCTGTGATCATGGACAACTTTGAGTATCTGACCCGAGACTCCTCAATTCTGGGTCCCCATCACCTGGACGAGTTTGTTCGCATCTGGGGAGAGTATGACCGTCTGGCATG CGGTCGTATCCACTACACGGCCATGTATGAGATGTTAACACACATGTCTCCACCCCTGGGCCTGGGAAAGAAATGTCCGGCTAAAATCGCTTATAAG AGGTTGGTGTTGATGAACATGCCTGTGGACGAGGACATGACCGTCCACTTCACCTCCACTCTGATGTCCCTCATCCGCACAGCTTTGGACATCAAAATAGCTCGAG GTGGTGAAGACCGCATTGGTCTGGATTCTGAACTACAGAAAGAAATCAGTATAATTTGGCCATACCTGCCCCAGAAGACCTTGGACCTTCTGGTACCAATCAACAAAG ATACGGACATGACGGTTGGGAAGATCTACGCCTCCATGATGATCATGGATTACTTCAAACAGAGCAAAGCTAAAAAACTGCGGCAGCAGCTTGAAGCTCAG AAGAGTAACCTAATGTTCAAGCGTCTGGATGCAGCCGCACTCCCGGAAGACATTCTGTCCAACACCCAAACCCTGTCAACCATGGCCCACACGGCTGGCTCAGCCTT GACCAGAGGTGGTTTCGTGGCCCTGAGCCCCATCTCGCCTCAGGAACTATTTCTGCAGCCCATAAGCTCTGACGTCGATTCAGGTCAAGAGAAGAATCTGGTGAGGAGGCGGCCCGACCCAGGAATTCAAGCGTTAATCAGGCCCGAGATTTTAGCAGCCTCTACAGATCGTACGAGTCGTGACAAGTGGCAGATTAGCTGA